Genomic segment of Pseudomonas iranensis:
AGGAGGGCCTGGGTCTGGTCATGCAGGAAGCGGTGATGGCCGGCGTACCGGTGCTGTGCAGCGATCTGGAGGTGTTCAGCGAACAGCTGGGCAGCGCCGGCTGGTATGCGCCGGTCAATGACACGAAAGCCTGGGCCGAGGCCATCGACCGCGCCTTCAGTGCCTCATCTCAAGCGATCAATGCCGAGCAGTACCGGATGCTCGCTCCGGACGAGGCCTGGTCGAGCTTCAGCCAGGCTGCCCGCGCATTGTTTTCATGACGACAACACCGCGCGCTCAAGTGCCTGCATCGGAAAGCTGTCGTTCAGCTTTTCGCGCGCAATATAGCGTGCGAAGTGTTGCAGGTTGCGTTTGATCAAGCGCTTTGGCAACGGTCCGCGGGTAAAGCGCATGTCGGCGACATCGATCAGGCCCATGCGGTTGTCTGGCGTGACAACGATGTTGCCCAGATGCAGGGAGCGGAAATAGATGCCCGAGCGATGCAGGCTGCGTATCAGGGCGGCGAGGTCCGGCAATGCCTGCTTCCACTCGAACCCTTGTTTGCTGGCGATCTGACGCAGCGTCTGCCCTGGCAGAGGCTCATACAGCACGGCGGTCATGCCTGGTTTTTCAAGGCGAAAGAACTGCAGGATCTGCAAGGTCGGTACGCCGAGTTTTTGCAGCTCGACGGCATTGTCGATGAACCGCTTCGAATAGGGGCGCAGCAGAGCGGATGAAAAAAACCGCTTGCGACGGAACAGTTTGAGAATTTTTCCATCTTGCAGCAGGTAGACTTTCGGCCCGTAGCTGTCCGCTTCCAGCACTTTGGCAGCGTCGATCATTTGGTCTAGAGCGGCTTGGGAGAGCCGGGAGCATCGCATCGTAGGAAGCCTTGTCGAAAGTGCGGGGTGTTGTAGCAGGCAATGATGCCGAAAAGTTTCGATTTTAACCATGCCGCGTCGCATGGGCGAACCCTTGTCAGGAGCAGATTGATGCAGGAAACACGTTGGGCGCAACTATGGATGGCGACGGGGCTCTTGTGGTTTTTACTGGCCATTGCCGTAGCGCCCACCAACAAGGTTTACCAGCAGGGGCTGGTTGCTCTCGTCTGGTTGCCGGCGCTAGTGCTGGGCTGGTCTGCGCGGCACCGCGTCAGGGAAGTGCTTTACGAGCAACGCTGGATCTACCTGCCGTTCCTCGGATTGCTGGTCTGGTCGCTGATCAGTCTGGCATGGACAAACGCACCGGAAACGGGTCGCGAGGCCAAGCGTCTGTTGTACATCGTGGTGTTCCTGCTGTTTTTTCCGGTGTTTGCCAGCGGACGCCCCGAGCGGTTGATTCGCCTGATGCAGTGGGGCGGTCTGGGATTGGCGGTGACGGCGCTGGTGGCGATTGTCAGGTTCTACGTCATTGACGGCAACGCCTGGTCTGCGCGGGTGGAAGGTCTGGGTGAACTGGCGCATCCGATCCTCGGCGGCTATGTCATCGGCCTCGCGGCCGTGTGGCTGGCCCTGTGGGCGCCGCGTGATCTGATGCGGCAAGGGATCTGGGCGCTGGCGTTGACGGTGCTGGTTGTTTTTGTCCTGATGAGTCAGAGCCGCGGTGCGGCGTTGGCGCTGTTTCTGACCATCCTGGCCATGCCGATCTGGTGCCGTGACCGGCACAGCCGAATCGTCGCAGCCGTGGCACTGGTGGTGGCGATTGCGGCGCTGTGGCTGTTCGAGCCGTTGGTGCTGGCGCGCGGGGTCTCGTATCGTCCGCAGATTCTGATGGCTTCTCTGGATATGATTGCCAAGCACCCCTGGGGCGGGCTGGGTCTGGGTGGGGACTATCGGGTGCTCTGGTCTGGAATGACCTTCGATCACGCCCACAACCTGTTCACCCATGTCGCGATCGTGCTGGGTCTGCCGGGACTGCTGTTATGGTCTGCCGTCTGGTTCGGCGTGATTTTCCAGGCGTGGAAAGTTCGGGAAACGCTGTATGCCCGGGGGATCATCGGTATCTGGCTGTTCTCGACATTGGCGATGCAGTTCGACGCTGCCAGCCTCACCGGCACTCCGCGCGCCGAGTGGTTCATCAGCTGGCTGCCGTTGGGGCTTGCCAGCGTTTTGGTATGGGCGCGGGCCAATGGCGGCGCTTGTGATAAAATTTCGCGTTCTTCTTAACCAGTGAGCTCTACGATGACTGACGCACCGCCCAAAGCGGAACAGGAATCCAGCCTGAAAATCTACTTTCGGCTGTTGGGGTACGTAAAACCCTATATCGGTCTTTTCCTGCTGAGTATCGTGGGCTTCGTGATCTTTGCTTCCACGCAACCGATGCTGGCCGGGATTCTCAAGTATTTTGTCGATGGCCTGAGCAATCCCGAAGCGGTGCTCTTCCCCAATGTGCCTTATCTGCGAGACGTGCAGCTGTTGATGGCTGTGCCGTTGCTGATCATTTTGATCGCAGCGTGGCAGGGCCTTGGCTCGTTTCTCGGCAACTATTACCTGGCGAGGGTTTCGTTGGGGCTGGTGCATGACCTGCGTATCGAATTGTTCAACAAACTGTTGGTACTGCCCAACCGCTATTTCGATACCCACAACTCGGGTCATCTGATCTCGCGCATCACCTTCAACGTGACCATGGTCACCGGCGCCGCCACGGATGCCATCAAAGTGGTGATCCGCGAAGGCCTGACCGTGGTTTTCCTGTTCGCCTATCTGCTCTGGATGAACTGGAAGCTGACCTTGGTGATGCTGGCGATCCTGCCCGTGATCGCGTTCATGGTCGGCAACACCAGCAAGAAATTCCGCAAGCAGAGCAAGAAGATTCAAGTGGCAATGGGCGATGTCACTCACGTCGCTTCCGAAACCATTCAAGGCTATCGCGTCGTGCGCAGTTTCGGTGGCGAGGCTTATGAGCAGCAGCGTTTTGCGGCGGCCAGTCAGAGCAACACCGACAAACAGTTGCGCATGACCAAGACTGGCGCGGTGTATACGCCGATGCTGCAGCTGGTGATCTACACCGCCATGGCCGTCCTGATGTTCCTGGTATTGTTTCTGCGCGGTGATGCAACGGCCGGTGATCTGGTCGCGTACATCACGGCAGCAGGTTTGCTGCCGAAGCCGATCCGGCAATTGTCCGAAGTCAGCTCGACCATCCAGAAAGGCGTGGCCGGCGCAGAAAGCATTTTCGAGCAACTCGACGTTGAACCGGAAATCGATACCGGCACGATCGAGCGTGATCGGGTCAGTGGCCACCTGGCGGTGAACAACCTCAGCTTCACTTACCCGGGCACCGAACGGGAAGTGCTGAAAAACATCAGCTTCACCGCGTCGCCAGGTCAGATGATCGCATTGGTCGGGCGTTCCGGCAGCGGCAAATCGACGCTGGCCAGTCTCATTCCGCGCTTCTATCACCACGAGACCGGCGAAATTCTGCTCGATGATGTCGAGATCGAAGATTATCGCCTGCGCAATCTGCGCCGCCATGTAGCGCAAGTGACCCAGCACGTGACGCTGTTCAACGACACCATCGCCAACAACATCGCTTACGGCGATCTCGCAGGCGCGCCTCGCGAGGACATCGAAAAGGCCGCCCGTGATGCATTTGCCATGGACTTCATCGCGCAGATGCCTCAAGGCCTGGATACCCAGGTCGGCGAGAACGGTGTGCTGTTGTCTGGTGGCCAGCGTCAGCGTCTGGCGATTGCCCGGGCGCTGTTGAAAAACGCCCCACTGCTGATCCTCGACGAAGCGACGTCGGCCCTCGATACCGAATCCGAGCGGCACATTCAGGCGGCACTCGACCATGTCATGAAGGGCCGCACCACGCTGGTCATTGCCCACCGTTTGTCGACCATCGAAAAGGCCGATCTGATTCTGGTCATGGATCAGGGCGAGATCGTCGAGCGCGGCACTCATGCCCAACTGCTTGCCCACAATGGTTACTACGCGCGGCTGCATGCGATGGGGCTGGATGCTCCGGCCGAAGACATTGCCTGATCTGCGGACCAGGGTGAGTCAGCCTCACCCTCGTGTATTCCCGGTGCGCGCGATCCTGTTAATATCGCGCCCCTGTTCATTTTGTATGTGGGTTGCTCCATGAAATTGTCGATGCCGCGATTCGATCAAGCCCCTGTCTTGGTGGTCGGCGATGTCATGCTCGACCGTTACTGGCATGGCGGAACCTCACGGATTTCCCCTGAGGCACCGGTGCCGGTGGTCAAGGTCGAGCAGATCGAAGATCGCCCGGGCGGTGCCGCCAACGTGGCGCTCAACATTGCCGCGCTGGGCGCGCCGGCATCGCTGGTGGGCGTGACCGGCGATGACGAAGCCGCCGACAGCCTGAGCAACAGTCTCAAGGGCGCCGGCGTGCGCGCCTTGTTCCAGCGCATCGCCCATCAACCTACCATCGTCAAGCTGCGGGTCATGAGCCGGCATCAGCAACTGCTGCGTATCGATTTCGAAGAGGTGTTCGCCACCGATGCGCTGGCACTGGCCGCGCAGGTCGACGAACTGCTGGAAGGCATCAAGGTGCTGGTGCTGTCGGATTACGGCAAAGGTGCGCTGAAGAATCATCAGACGCTGATCCAGGCCGCCCGTGCCAAAGGCATTCCGGTGCTGGCCGATCCCAAGGGCAAGGATTTTTCGATCTACCGCGGTGCCAGCCTGATCACGCCGAACCTCAGCGAGTTCGAAACCATCGTCGGTGGTTGCGCCGATGAGCACGAACTGGTGAGCAAGGGTGCCGTCCTGATGCAGGACCTCGACCTCGGCGCACTGCTGGTGACCCGCGGCGAACACGGCATGACCTTGTTGCGCCCGGATCATCCGGCGTTGCACCTGCCGGCCCGCGCCCGCGAAGTGTTCGACGTGACCGGTGCCGGCGATACGGTGATTTCGACCCTGGCCGCGGCCATTGCCGCTGGCGAAGAACTGCCGCACGCCGTGGCGCTGGCCAATCTGGCAGCAGGTATCGTCGTCGGCAAGCTCGGTACAGCAGCGATCAGCGCCCCGGAGCTGCGCCGCGCCATTCAGCGCGAAGAAGGTTCGGAGCGAGGTGTGCTGGGTCTTGAGCAACTACTGCTGGCGGTTGATGATGCCCGTGCGCACAACGAGCGGATTGTTTTCACCAATGGCTGCTTCGACATCCTCCATGCCGGCCACGTGACCTATCTGGAGCAGGCCCGCGCTCAAGGCGATCGTCTGATCGTCGCGGTCAACGATGACGCCTCGGTCAGCCGCCTGAAAGGCCCGGGCCGGCCGATCAACAGCGTTGACCGACGCATGGCGGTACTCGCCGGTCTCGGCGCGGTGGACTGGGTGATCAGCTTTTCTGAAGGCACGCCGGAAAACCTGCTGCGCGAGGTCAAGCCGGACGTGCTGGTCAAGGGTGGCGATTACGGCATCGATCAGGTAGTCGGCGCCGATATCGTCACCGCCTACGGCGGCACGGTGAAAGTGCTGGGGCTGGTGGAAAACAGCTCGACCACAGCAATCGTGGAAAAGATCCGCGGCCAATAAGCTCAAGAGATCGCAGCCTGCGCCAGCGCCTGCACAATTCTGTTCAGGCGCTGGCGCAGGCTGCGATCTTTTTGCTTTTCAGGAATTCACTTTCTTGCGCGGTACGATTTTCTTCAGCAACTGCCTGGCCTTGCCGCGCAGGCGGGCCAGTCCAGTGGCCTTCTCCACTGGCGTCAGGCCCTGTTGGCGCAACCAGTCCTTCCAGCGAATCCGCTCATCGCGCACCAGCCAGCCATCCTGGCGGGCAAAGCTTTCAGCCAGATACAGACCGCGCGTACTCGCCGGATACAGCTGATCCTTTTTCAGGGTATACAACTCAGGCAGCGGCTGACCGTCGTGCAATGGCATCAAATACAGGTCAGGCCGTTTGCGATCGAGCCGCGCCACCAGTTGATCGCCTTCCAAGCGCTCGTCGACATGAAACAGGCTCAGGGATTTGGCTTCCTTGGGTACGTCCAGGCGCAGGTCATAGATCAATTGCAATGACGCCGTCGGCAAATGCACGTAGGCCCGTGGCCGCTCCAGCAATTGCAGGTTGGCGCAGCGCACCGGCCGTGCCGAACCGGACAGCGGTGTCAGGCGAAACGGCAGCGCTTCGCGGTAATGCAGCGCGGCGGAGTAGGGCGCGGGCAGCCAGGTGTCATTGAAACGCCCGCCGAGCCAGCCTTCCGGGGTTTCCAGCAGGCACTCTTCGGCAATTTCCTGAATCGCCGTGTGCAGCGGAATATTCAGCTCATGGGCCGGCACGTAGCCGGAAATCAGCTTCAGTACCACGTCGCCGCGATCCTGGCGACGCTGGCGCACCAGCACCCAGTAATCGCGGTTCTGCCAATGCAGGGTCAGGCGCACGGACACGCCGAGGTTGGCCAGTTCCAGTGCGAAGCGCTCGCACTCGGCGACGCTGACCGGTTTACGCCGCTGCAGGGTCTGGGCGAAGTTCAGCGGCATGCCGACGCTCTGATAGCTCAGGCCTTCGGGCGTGGCTTCGACGAACAGCGGCAGCGTCTTGAAGTTGCTCGGGTTCTTGCGGATGAGCGTGCGCGGCATATCGGCTCCTGGCTTAAGGCCGCGGGGCGGCGTCAGTGACTACGCAGGACCTGGGCAACGGTCGCTACGTTATGGGCGAGGTGCAGCGGATTGATTGTGCCGACAATAGCACTGGCAACGCCGGGATGAGTGAACAGCAACTCGAAGCTGGCGCGCACCGGATCGACTCCCGGACTCAGACAGACATGACCGCTGGCCAAGGCTTTTTTCACCAGAATGGCTTTGCCGTGGGCAGCAGCATAGTCAATGACCGCCTTTTCGTTTTGTTCGTTCAGATTGTAGGTGACCATCGCGCAGTCGCCTTGCTCCAGCGCTTTCAGCCCACCTTCGACGGTTTTCCCGGAAAAGCCGAAGCCGCGAATTTTGCCCTCGGCCTTCAGTGCGGCGAGGCTGGCGTAGACCTCTTCGTGCTCAAGGATGGCCATGTCGTTGCCGTCCGAGTGCACGAGGACCAGATCGATGAAATCCGTTTCCAGACGTTGCAGGCTGCGCTCGACCGACATTCGCGTGTGCGCAGCGCTGAAGTCGTGGCGCGACAGGCCATCGGCAAACTCCTCGCCGACCTTGCTGACAATCACCCAATCCTGTCGCTGGCCGCGTAGCAGCGGGCCGAGGCGTTCTTCGCTGCGACCATAGGCCGGCGCGGTGTCGATCAGGTTGATGCCCAGATCCCGCGCCTGACGCAGCAGCATGCGCGCCTCGTCGTCTCCGGGAATCTGAAAGCCGTTGGGGTATTTCACCCCTTGATCGCGGCCGAGTTTGACCGTACCCAGGCCCAGCGGCGAAACCGACAGGCCGGTGCTGCCCAGCGGGCGATGCAGTTCGTGCAGAGTGGCGATGGTCATGGCAGCAGTTGCTCCCACGCGGGTACACCGAGCGGCGGTTTCGGCAGCGGCGGCAGCGGTTCAGTCGCCTGCGGCTGGATGCCGTCGCGTTGCAACGAAGCGATGACGCGGTCGGCGAAGTCTGGCGCCAGTGCCAGTTTGGTCGGCCAGCCGACGAGCAAGCGACCTTCCTCGGCGAGGAACGCGTTGTCCGGGCGGGTCAGGCCGGTTTGCAGCGGCTCGGCGCGATCGACGCGCAGGGTCGCCCATCGCGTGGTGCTGAGGTCGATCCACGGCAGCAGCTGGGCGATTTCCTTCTGTGCGGTGGCAATCTGTTCGGCCGGCTCGCGAGCCACGCCTTCGCTTTCGGCGATGTTACCGCCCATGTACCAGACCCACTGACCATCAGCCGCCGGATGCGTGGTCACGGTGATGCGCGGCTTGGTGCCGCCGCCCAGGCAGTGCGCGTACAGCGGTTTCAAGCCGGGGCCTTTGGCGAGGATCATGTGCAGGGGGCGGCGCTGCATGGCCGGACGGCTCAGGCCCAAGGCTTCGAGCAGTTCGGCAGTACCGGCGCCGGCGCTGAGGACGATGCGCTGGGCGCGGATCTCACGGCCGTCGACTTTCAGGCCGACCAGCACGCCGGCTTCCAGCAGCGGCTCGATCACCTTACCGGCGAGCAGACCGTCACCGGCCAGCTCGGCCAGACGCTGGATCAGGCTCGGGACATCCACCACCAGTTCGGCGAGGCGATAGACTTTGCCCTTGAAGCGCTTGTCTTGCAGGGCCAGCGGCAGCTCGTCGCCCTTGACCTGATCGACCCGGCCACGCACGGCTTTGCTGGCGAAGAAACTGGTCAGATTGCCGGCCAAAGTGCCTGGCGACCACAGGTAATGGGCTTCGGACAGCAGGCGCACGCCGGACAGATCCAGCTCACCAGTCCCGGCCAGCGCTGCGCGCCAGCGTCGCGGCATGTCGGCGATCGCTTCAGAAGCGCCAGTCAGTGCGCCGTGCAGCGCGTACTTGGCGCCGCCGTGGATGATGCCCTGGGACTTCACGCTCTGCCCGCCACCGAGGCTGGCGCTTTCCACCAGCACGGTCGAAAAACCCTGACCGCGCAGGCGCGCATTCAGCCAGAGGCCGGCGACACCAGCGCCGACAATCAGAACGTCGGTGGAAATAACGGATGGCATGCAGCGACCTCAGTGTTCAAGACGAGGGCGCAGTATACAGACTCAGACATCGGCCTCCGATGTCAAAAAAGATCGCAGCCTTCGGCAGCTCCTACCTTGGAATGCGTTACCTGTAGGAGCTGCCGAAGGCTGCGATCTTTTTCTTCAGTGCCCGGCAGTTTTCGAAAACAGCTGAATCACAACGACCCCCAGCACGATCAACGCCATCCCCAGCATCGCTGGTACGTCGAGCTTCTGCCCGTAAATGAACAGAGCGGCGACGCTGACCATGACAATGCCCATCCCCGCCCAGACCGCGTAGGCAACGCCCACCGGTACGGTACGCACCACCAGCGTCAGCATCCAGAATGCAATCCCGTAGCCGACAATCACCAGAATCAGCGGCAGCGGCGTGCTGAAGCCCTTGACCGCTTTCATCGAAACGGTGGCGATCACTTCGGCGCAGATGGCGATGGCCAGATAGACGTAAGCGTTCATGGTTGTGATCCTCAAATAAAACGTTGCTTGCTGAGGTGACATTCTAGGGACTGCTCAGATGGGGTAAAGTCATTACCTATCTGTTCTGGAGATGGGTTGGTAGCAAGCATGCAATGGAATCTCGAGCAGCTGCGGGTATTTGTCGACGTTGCAGAACAGCGATCTTTTTCCGCCGTGGCACGTCGACAACGCAAGGCGCAGTCGGCGATCAGCAGCGCCGTTGCGATGCTCGAAGAGGATTTGGGCGTGAGCCTGTTCGAACGCAGCAGCGGTCGGCAGCCGATGCTCACCGAGGCGGGCGCGGCATTGCTGGAAGAGGCCCGCGAAGTGTTGCGCCAGTGCGAGCGCCTCAACGGCAGGGCCATGGCGATGCTGCGCGGTCAGGAGGCGCAGTTGCGAGTGGCTCAGGACGAGGCGATGCCGTATCAGGCGCTGGTGGAAAGTTTCGGTGAACTGGCCGAGCAGTTTCCCAGCCTGGAAGTGCAACTGACCAGCGCCGCCCAGGGTGAAGTTGCGCGCAAACTGGTCGAACGTCGCGCCGACCTCGGCCTTCTGTTCTATCACGATGAAATCCCCGAAGCCCTTGAGCGGCGCGTACTGGGTCGAGTGGAAATGGTCACGGTCTGCGGTGTCAATCATCCGCTGGCGCAGCAGGCCTACGTGACCTGCCAGCAACTGGCGCAGCACCGTCAATTGCTGATGTCGACGCAGACCAGCGTCTATCCCGGCAACGAGCCGGCCAGCCCACAGGTGTGGCGCGCCGACAGCTTTTACGTGATGTCCGAATGGCTGGTGCGCGATCTCGGTTGGGCGTGGTTGCCGCGCCACGTTGTGCAGTACTCGGCGTATCAGGGCCAAATGGTTGAACTCGATAGCGAATGGACGCCGCCGGCATTGGTGGTGGAACTGGTCTGGCGCCGCGACGAACCGCTCGGCCCGGCCGCGCGCTGGCTGGCGGAACGTTTTGCCGTGCACTTGCGGGCGATCGGCGACAAAAGCCGATAAACTCCGCCGCCATGAATAGAACTCTCTACACCGCGCTGTTTTACCTGGGGCTGCCATTGGTGGCGATTCGGCTGTGGCTGCGCGCGCGCAAGGCGCCGGCGTATGCCAAGCGCATTGGCGAGCGCTTTACTCTTGGCATGCCGACCTTGCAGCCCGGCGGCATCTGGGTGCACGCGGTGTCGGTGGGCGAAAGCATTGCCGCCGCGCCGATGATCCGCGCGCTGCTGGAACGCTATCCGGCGCTGCCGATCACCGTGACCTGCATGACCCCGACCGGTTCGGAGCGGATTCAGGCACTGTTCGCCAACGAGGCGCGCATTCAACACTGCTATCTGCCGTATGACTTGCCTTGTGCGGCGGCACGTTTTCTGGATCACGTGCAGCCGAAACTGGCGGTGATCATGGAAACCGAGCTGTGGCCCAACCACATTCATCAGTGTGCCAAGCGCGGGATTCCGGTGGCGCTGGCCAATGGGCGGTTGTCGCAGCGTTCCGCCAAAGGCTATGGCCGCTTCAGCAAACTCACCGCGCCTATGCTTGCCGAGATGAGCCTGTTGGCGGTGCAGACCGAAGCCGAGGCCCAGCGCTTCCGCGATCTCGGCGCGCGGCCTGAATCTGTCGAGGTCACCGGTTCGATCAAGTTCGACCTGACCATCGACCCGCAACTGTTGCAGCGTGCAGCCGATCTGCGTAGCCAGTGGCAGGCACAGGATCGTCCCGTGTGGATCGCCGCGAGCACTCACGAAGGCGAAGACGAAGTGGTGCTCGACGCCCATCGTCGCCTGTTGGCCAATCATCCGGATGCATTATTGATTCTGGTGCCGCGTCATCCGGAGCGCTTCAATTCGGTGTTCGACCTGTGCCAGCGCGAAGGTTTCGCCACGGTACGTCGCTCGACCGGGGCCAATGTCGATGCGCAGACGAGCGTGCTGCTTGGCGACACCATGGGCGAGTTGCTGTTTCTCTATGCCCTGGCCGACAGCGCATTTGTCGGCGGCAGTCTGGTGCCGAATGGCGGGCACAACCTGCTCGAACCCGCCGCGCTGGCGAAACCGGTACTCAGCGGCCCACACCTGTTCAACTTCCTCGACATCGCCGCGCAACTGCGCGAAGCCGGGGCGTTGGCCGAAGTGGATGATGCCGAAGGCCTCGCAGTCGAGGTGCAGCGCTTGTTCGAACTGCCGCGTGATGCGCAGCGCATGGCCGAGGCCGGGCTGGCGGTGATGCGGCGCAATCAGGGCGCATTGCAGCGGCTGCTGGATGGTTTGGCGCGGCTGATCCAATAGTCGCTTGGAATATTACTGTGGTGAGGGGATTCATCCCCGCTGGGTTGCGAAGCAGCCCCAAAACCATTCAGCGCGGTCATTCAGAAAAACCGTGTCCACCGCTATTGCGACTGCTGCGCAGCCGAACGGGGATAAATCCCCTCACCACAGGGGTTCATTCCAGATTGTTCATGGCCGGTCCTTACTGTGGCGAGGGGATTTATCCCCGCTGGGTTGCGAAGCAGCCCCAAAACCATTCAACACGGTGATTCAGTTAGATCTGGCAAGTCGGATTTACGACTGCTGCGCAGCCGGACGGGGATAAATCCCCTCGCCACAGGGGATTCATTCCAGATTGTTCATGGCCGTGCCTTTGGCTGGATGGTCTGGCGCGGCTGATCCAATAGTCGCTTGGAATATTACTGTGGTGAGGGGATTCATCCCCGCTGGGTTGCGAAGCAGCCCCGAAACCATTCGACGCGGTGATTCAGTCAGATCTGGCAAGCCGGATTCACGACTGCTGCGCAGCCGGACGGGGATAAATCCCCTCACCACAGGGGATTCATTCCAGATTGCTTATGGCCGGGCCTTGAGCTGCGCTTCAGCCGCCGACGCCAGATCCGGTGGCAGGAAATCCTTGTCCGGGTTGTAGTCGGCTTTCAGATAACGCCGCAGGTCTTCCAGGTCACCCGGGTTCAGCGTCCCCGCCGCCTGCTTCAGGCGCAGGTTGTCGAGGATGTAGTCGTAGCGGGTGTTGTTGTAGTTGCGCACCGAGGTGT
This window contains:
- the waaA gene encoding lipid IV(A) 3-deoxy-D-manno-octulosonic acid transferase, which gives rise to MNRTLYTALFYLGLPLVAIRLWLRARKAPAYAKRIGERFTLGMPTLQPGGIWVHAVSVGESIAAAPMIRALLERYPALPITVTCMTPTGSERIQALFANEARIQHCYLPYDLPCAAARFLDHVQPKLAVIMETELWPNHIHQCAKRGIPVALANGRLSQRSAKGYGRFSKLTAPMLAEMSLLAVQTEAEAQRFRDLGARPESVEVTGSIKFDLTIDPQLLQRAADLRSQWQAQDRPVWIAASTHEGEDEVVLDAHRRLLANHPDALLILVPRHPERFNSVFDLCQREGFATVRRSTGANVDAQTSVLLGDTMGELLFLYALADSAFVGGSLVPNGGHNLLEPAALAKPVLSGPHLFNFLDIAAQLREAGALAEVDDAEGLAVEVQRLFELPRDAQRMAEAGLAVMRRNQGALQRLLDGLARLIQ